From Citricoccus sp. SGAir0253, a single genomic window includes:
- a CDS encoding YigZ family protein has product MPEESRAARYTVLPAAAATVPVVHELEVRRSRFIACLLRVESEEAARGFLARLRREHHEARHVCSAFVLGPDRDVMRSSDDGEPAGTAGVPMLEALALRETGTGDGPVRDLSDVCAAVVRYFGGVKLGAGGLVRAYSEAVSAALDTTATVTRQRMELLGVEAPHAEAGRWENELRAAGFVVRDTAYGTAGATVTVALPDDGRSRESFAARLAAVTAGAGTARTLGAEWVDLP; this is encoded by the coding sequence ATGCCCGAGGAGTCCCGCGCCGCCCGCTACACGGTGCTCCCCGCCGCCGCGGCCACCGTCCCCGTGGTCCACGAGCTCGAGGTGCGGCGCTCCCGGTTCATCGCCTGCCTGCTGCGCGTGGAGTCCGAGGAGGCCGCCCGCGGCTTCCTGGCCCGGCTGCGCCGCGAGCACCACGAGGCCCGGCACGTGTGCAGCGCCTTCGTCCTGGGCCCGGACCGTGACGTCATGCGCTCCTCCGACGACGGCGAGCCGGCCGGGACCGCGGGCGTGCCCATGCTCGAGGCCCTGGCGCTGCGGGAGACGGGCACCGGGGACGGGCCGGTGCGCGACCTGTCCGACGTGTGCGCCGCCGTCGTCCGGTACTTCGGGGGCGTCAAGCTCGGCGCCGGCGGCCTCGTCCGCGCCTACTCCGAGGCCGTCTCGGCCGCCCTGGACACCACGGCCACGGTGACCCGGCAGCGCATGGAGCTCCTCGGCGTCGAGGCCCCGCACGCCGAGGCCGGGCGCTGGGAGAACGAGCTCCGGGCCGCCGGGTTCGTGGTCCGGGACACCGCCTACGGCACCGCCGGGGCCACCGTCACGGTGGCCCTGCCCGACGATGGCCGGTCCCGGGAGTCGTTCGCCGCCCGGCTGGCGGCGGTCACCGCGGGGGCCGGCACCGCCCGGACGCTCGGCGCCGAGTGGGTGGACCTGCCGTGA
- a CDS encoding GNAT family N-acetyltransferase: MPPTEPGSPAPPAPGRPLPGGLVVHRFAPTGRPAAEDARAALFVRTVERGFYEPEPTGEALDQLLGHEHADGRTYTGVYEAGADPAVDRPVGTFAGFGKRLHVGGGRDVDALLVSAVTVAPSHRRRGILRALMESELALAAAAGTPLAALTASEATIYRRFGFGAATALRRVEVDVRGDAALAGPVSGTVRLVEPAELAAIGPEVFERTRRQVPGSVERMASYAAHETDTVAGDRAGRGGLYAAVHHDDGGTPRGYVTYRFAGWDTEPATVRVSQLYASTAAGTRALWAFLASLDLVERIAWRSAPDDGVLEHLFADHRRVRTTHREDHLWLRLLDVPAALGARPYAHDGEVTLRVHDRLGHAAGDWRLSVAGGAAAVGRAAAGAGAAAPDLELDVADLSAAYLGGVPAEVLRQAGRVAEHRRGAAAELSGLLAPDRPVHCMTGF, encoded by the coding sequence ATGCCGCCCACTGAGCCCGGTTCGCCGGCCCCGCCGGCCCCGGGGCGCCCCCTGCCCGGCGGGCTCGTGGTGCACCGCTTCGCCCCCACGGGCCGGCCCGCCGCCGAGGACGCGCGGGCCGCGCTCTTCGTGCGCACGGTGGAGCGCGGGTTCTACGAGCCCGAGCCCACCGGCGAGGCCCTCGACCAGCTGCTGGGCCACGAGCACGCGGACGGCCGGACCTACACCGGCGTGTACGAGGCCGGGGCCGATCCGGCGGTGGACCGGCCGGTGGGCACGTTCGCGGGGTTCGGCAAGCGCCTGCACGTCGGCGGGGGCCGGGACGTGGACGCCCTGCTCGTCAGCGCGGTCACCGTGGCGCCGAGCCACCGCCGCCGCGGCATCCTGCGCGCCCTCATGGAGTCCGAGCTGGCCCTCGCCGCGGCCGCCGGGACGCCGCTGGCGGCGCTGACCGCCTCCGAGGCGACGATCTACCGGCGGTTCGGCTTCGGCGCCGCCACGGCGCTGCGCCGGGTGGAGGTCGACGTCCGCGGGGACGCGGCCCTCGCCGGCCCCGTGTCCGGGACGGTGCGGCTCGTGGAGCCGGCGGAGCTCGCCGCCATCGGCCCCGAGGTGTTCGAGCGCACGCGGCGCCAGGTGCCCGGCTCGGTGGAGCGGATGGCCTCCTACGCCGCCCACGAGACGGACACGGTCGCGGGCGACCGGGCGGGGCGGGGCGGGCTGTACGCCGCCGTGCACCACGACGACGGCGGCACCCCGCGCGGCTACGTCACGTACCGCTTCGCCGGGTGGGACACCGAACCGGCCACCGTCCGGGTCTCCCAGCTCTACGCGAGCACCGCGGCCGGCACCCGGGCCCTGTGGGCCTTCCTGGCGAGCCTCGACCTCGTCGAGCGCATCGCGTGGCGCTCGGCCCCGGACGACGGGGTGCTGGAGCACCTCTTCGCCGACCACCGGCGCGTGCGCACCACCCACCGGGAGGACCACCTGTGGCTGCGGCTGCTGGACGTGCCCGCCGCCCTCGGCGCGCGTCCCTACGCCCACGACGGCGAGGTGACGCTGCGGGTCCACGACCGCCTCGGCCACGCCGCGGGGGACTGGCGCCTGTCCGTGGCGGGCGGGGCGGCCGCCGTCGGGCGCGCGGCGGCGGGCGCGGGCGCCGCGGCGCCGGACCTCGAGCTGGACGTCGCGGACCTGTCCGCCGCCTACCTCGGCGGGGTCCCCGCCGAGGTGCTGCGCCAGGCGGGGCGGGTCGCGGAGCACCGCCGCGGCGCGGCCGCCGAGCTGTCCGGGCTGCTCGCGCCGGACCGGCCGGTGCACTGCATGACCGGGTTCTGA
- a CDS encoding ANTAR domain-containing response regulator yields the protein MPTESTDRTADRTGDGALPEDRAEDRAADRAEDGGRRTLRVVVAEDETLIRLDIVEILTAQGYAVVGEADNGQRAVELAAEHRPDVVLLDVKMPIMDGITAAEQIARDRVAPVVLLTAFSQRELVERAREAGAMAYVVKPFSENDLVPAIELAVARFDELRALEAEVSDLAERFATRKLVDRAKSLLTTTMDLSEPEAFRWIQKTSMDRRLTMREVAQTVIDQMG from the coding sequence ATGCCGACCGAGAGCACCGACCGCACCGCCGACCGCACCGGGGACGGGGCGCTGCCGGAGGACCGCGCGGAGGACCGCGCCGCCGATCGGGCGGAGGACGGCGGTCGCCGGACGCTGCGGGTCGTCGTCGCCGAGGACGAGACGCTGATCCGCCTGGACATCGTGGAGATCCTCACCGCGCAGGGCTACGCGGTGGTGGGCGAGGCGGACAACGGACAGCGCGCCGTGGAGCTGGCCGCCGAGCACCGCCCGGACGTGGTGCTCCTGGACGTGAAGATGCCCATCATGGACGGCATCACCGCCGCCGAGCAGATCGCCCGCGACCGCGTGGCCCCCGTCGTCCTGCTGACCGCCTTCAGCCAGCGCGAGCTCGTGGAGCGCGCCCGCGAGGCCGGGGCGATGGCCTACGTGGTCAAGCCGTTCAGCGAGAACGACCTCGTGCCGGCGATCGAGCTCGCCGTGGCCCGGTTCGACGAGCTGCGCGCCCTCGAGGCGGAGGTCTCCGACCTGGCCGAGCGGTTCGCCACCCGCAAGCTCGTGGACCGCGCGAAGTCCCTGCTGACGACCACGATGGACCTGTCCGAGCCGGAGGCCTTCCGGTGGATCCAGAAGACCTCCATGGACCGCCGGCTCACCATGCGCGAGGTGGCCCAGACGGTCATCGACCAGATGGGCTGA
- a CDS encoding hotdog fold thioesterase produces MDETVTAGPPAPDAGPGQGYLPGVTPELPEDPAARRRFLELTGVPAEMQDRMGPLGFSPLAAKMGLRFTHLSVDLVTATVPVAGNEQNMGLFHGGAHLVIAETLGSIAAMLHADGRPVVGIEIGATHHRAARSGTVTGTCRPVHLGGTLTTHEVVMTDDEDRRLSTARITNMILDPGRRDRRP; encoded by the coding sequence ATGGACGAGACCGTGACAGCCGGCCCCCCGGCACCCGACGCCGGCCCCGGGCAGGGCTACCTGCCCGGCGTGACCCCGGAGCTGCCGGAGGACCCGGCGGCCCGCCGGCGGTTCCTGGAGCTCACGGGCGTGCCGGCCGAGATGCAGGACCGGATGGGGCCGCTGGGGTTCAGCCCGCTCGCGGCGAAGATGGGACTGCGCTTCACCCACCTGTCCGTCGACCTCGTGACGGCCACCGTGCCGGTGGCCGGCAACGAGCAGAACATGGGGCTGTTCCACGGGGGCGCTCACCTGGTCATCGCGGAGACCCTCGGCTCGATCGCGGCGATGCTGCACGCGGACGGCCGGCCCGTCGTCGGGATCGAGATCGGCGCCACGCACCACCGCGCCGCGCGCTCGGGCACCGTCACCGGCACGTGCCGGCCGGTGCACCTGGGCGGGACGCTCACCACCCACGAGGTCGTCATGACGGACGACGAGGACCGGCGGCTCTCCACGGCCCGGATCACCAACATGATCCTGGACCCCGGGCGCCGCGACCGACGCCCCTGA
- the polA gene encoding DNA polymerase I produces the protein MRTRLAPVTDSSNSAPDTAAPPAEGAPRRLLVIDGHSMAFRAFYALPVDNFVTDTGQHTNAVYGFTNMLLTMIRQQRPTHVAVAFDLDTPTFRSEEYGEYKAGRSKTPEEFHGQVDLIRKVMEAMNIPTVSVDGYEADDIVATMAARAEEAGWETRVVSGDRDAFQLITDRTLVLYPKKGVSDIPPMDAAAIEEKYGVPPHRYPDLAALVGETADNLPGVPGVGPKTAAKWIGLYGSVEEVLEHAEEIKGKAGQSLRDHAEAVRRNRRLNHLLRDMDLPVTLEATELEHPDHDQVVELFDALQFNAVRQRLFDTLAERLGGEPEEVPVEETPAFTVATTAAALEAFLGEHGAHLVGVHVVLDGPAILPKRKIPAPGDYGVPLGAALVGEDAAVYVPLDGDGAPDGGAGPVLAGYLADPGRRKAVYDLKAAAKALRAAGARTALGREVTLAGVEDDVLLSAYLIQPDRRGYGLDALVQTYLQSTLEMEDDPTQAGAQLELDLDAAEGEDAGAALLQARAAATVRAAWMVRRLSGVFLPQLIERGAQQLLQDLEIPLAGVLVDMELAGIAVDRAVLDGLYADFTERMEAAQESAWASVAEQTGGERVNLGSPKQLQALLFDTLDMPRTRKTKTGYSTDVDSLTDLLAQTQHPFLENLMLHRDATKLRQTVEGLLDTVAPDGRIHTTYSQTAAATGRLSSLHPNLQNIPVRTEAGRRIREVFVVGEGHGTLLTADYSQIEMRIMAHLSEDEALIQAFREGEDLHRFVGAQVFGVAPEDVSAEMRAKVKAMSYGLAYGLSSFGLSKQLQIPVDEARSLMKGYFDRFGAVRDYLRDVVAQARNDGFTATILGRRRYLPDLNSDNRQLRDMAERAALNAPIQGSAADIIKQAMLGVQAGLVEQGLRSRLLLQVHDELVLEVPDEELEAATALVRERMGAAAQLSVPLDVHIGAGRSWHDAAH, from the coding sequence ATGCGCACTAGGCTGGCACCCGTGACTGATTCGAGCAATTCCGCCCCTGACACCGCCGCACCACCCGCCGAGGGCGCCCCCCGGCGACTGCTCGTGATCGACGGCCACTCCATGGCCTTCCGGGCCTTCTACGCCCTGCCGGTGGACAACTTCGTGACGGACACGGGTCAGCACACCAACGCCGTCTACGGCTTCACGAACATGCTGCTGACGATGATCCGCCAGCAGCGCCCCACCCACGTGGCGGTGGCCTTCGACCTCGACACCCCGACCTTCCGCTCCGAGGAGTACGGGGAGTACAAGGCCGGCCGGTCCAAGACCCCCGAGGAGTTCCACGGGCAGGTGGACCTGATCCGCAAGGTGATGGAGGCGATGAACATCCCCACCGTCTCGGTGGACGGCTACGAGGCCGACGACATCGTGGCCACCATGGCCGCGCGCGCCGAGGAGGCCGGCTGGGAGACCCGCGTGGTCTCGGGCGACCGGGACGCCTTCCAGCTCATCACCGACCGCACCCTCGTGCTGTACCCGAAGAAGGGCGTCTCGGACATCCCGCCGATGGACGCCGCCGCGATCGAGGAGAAGTACGGCGTCCCGCCCCACCGGTACCCGGACCTGGCGGCGCTCGTGGGCGAGACCGCGGACAACCTGCCCGGCGTGCCGGGCGTGGGCCCCAAGACGGCCGCGAAGTGGATCGGCCTCTACGGCTCCGTGGAGGAGGTCCTGGAGCACGCGGAGGAGATCAAGGGCAAGGCCGGGCAGTCCCTGCGGGACCACGCCGAGGCCGTGCGGCGCAACCGGCGGCTGAACCACCTGCTGCGGGACATGGACCTGCCCGTCACGCTCGAGGCCACCGAGCTCGAGCACCCGGACCACGACCAGGTCGTGGAGCTCTTCGACGCCCTGCAGTTCAACGCGGTGCGCCAGCGCCTCTTCGACACCCTCGCCGAGCGGCTCGGCGGCGAGCCCGAGGAGGTCCCGGTGGAGGAGACGCCGGCGTTCACGGTCGCCACGACCGCCGCCGCGCTCGAGGCGTTCCTCGGCGAGCACGGGGCGCACCTCGTGGGCGTGCACGTGGTCCTGGACGGGCCGGCCATCCTGCCCAAGCGCAAGATCCCGGCCCCCGGCGACTACGGCGTGCCCCTCGGCGCGGCGCTCGTGGGGGAGGACGCCGCGGTCTACGTCCCGCTGGACGGGGACGGGGCGCCCGACGGCGGCGCGGGCCCCGTGCTGGCGGGGTACCTGGCCGATCCGGGCCGGCGGAAGGCCGTGTACGACCTCAAGGCCGCCGCCAAGGCCCTCCGGGCCGCCGGGGCGCGGACGGCCCTGGGCCGGGAGGTGACCCTGGCCGGCGTCGAGGACGACGTCCTGCTCTCGGCCTACCTGATCCAGCCCGACCGCCGCGGCTACGGGCTGGACGCGCTGGTCCAGACCTACCTGCAGTCCACCCTGGAGATGGAGGACGACCCCACGCAGGCCGGGGCCCAGCTCGAGCTCGACCTGGACGCCGCCGAGGGGGAGGACGCCGGGGCCGCGCTGCTGCAGGCCCGCGCCGCGGCCACGGTGCGCGCGGCGTGGATGGTGCGCCGGCTCTCCGGGGTGTTCCTGCCCCAGCTCATCGAGCGCGGGGCCCAGCAGCTGCTGCAGGACCTGGAGATCCCGCTGGCGGGCGTGCTCGTGGACATGGAGCTGGCCGGCATCGCCGTGGACCGCGCCGTGCTGGACGGGCTGTACGCCGACTTCACGGAGCGCATGGAGGCCGCCCAGGAGTCGGCGTGGGCCTCCGTGGCCGAGCAGACGGGCGGGGAGAGGGTCAACCTCGGCTCGCCCAAGCAGCTGCAGGCGCTGCTGTTCGACACGCTGGACATGCCCCGCACGCGCAAGACCAAGACCGGCTACTCCACGGACGTGGACTCCCTGACGGACCTGCTCGCGCAGACCCAGCACCCGTTCCTGGAGAACCTCATGCTCCACCGGGACGCCACCAAGCTGCGCCAGACGGTCGAGGGCCTGCTGGACACGGTCGCCCCGGACGGGCGCATCCACACCACCTACTCGCAGACCGCCGCGGCCACCGGCCGCCTGTCCAGCCTGCACCCGAACCTGCAGAACATCCCCGTGCGCACCGAGGCGGGCCGGCGGATCCGCGAGGTGTTCGTGGTGGGGGAGGGCCACGGCACCCTGCTGACCGCGGACTACTCGCAGATCGAGATGCGCATCATGGCGCACCTGTCCGAGGACGAGGCGCTCATCCAGGCCTTCCGCGAGGGGGAGGACCTGCACCGCTTCGTGGGCGCCCAGGTGTTCGGCGTGGCCCCCGAGGACGTCTCCGCGGAGATGCGCGCCAAGGTCAAGGCCATGAGCTACGGACTGGCGTACGGGCTGAGCTCGTTCGGCCTGTCCAAGCAGCTGCAGATCCCCGTGGACGAGGCCCGGTCCCTCATGAAGGGCTACTTCGACCGCTTCGGCGCCGTGCGCGACTACCTGCGGGACGTGGTGGCCCAGGCCCGCAATGACGGGTTCACGGCCACCATCCTGGGCCGGCGGCGCTACCTGCCGGACCTCAACAGCGACAACCGGCAGCTGCGGGACATGGCCGAGCGGGCCGCGCTCAACGCCCCGATCCAGGGCTCGGCCGCGGACATCATCAAGCAGGCGATGCTCGGGGTGCAGGCCGGGCTCGTGGAGCAGGGGCTGCGCTCCCGGCTCCTGCTACAGGTGCACGACGAGCTCGTCCTCGAGGTCCCGGACGAGGAGCTGGAGGCCGCGACCGCCCTGGTGCGGGAGCGGATGGGCGCCGCCGCGCAGCTGTCCGTGCCGCTCGACGTGCACATCGGCGCCGGGCGGAGCTGGCACGATGCCGCCCACTGA
- a CDS encoding class I SAM-dependent methyltransferase: MTDSSAPPPWGVTPPVGRSPLTEGFGFEALSRWPYPEAPELLAHDAADVLLLDTLHAWWGAGHPGGSVHGIDDASDDGGPGGGAADPGHAVVVLEDRHGALTLPLLAAGHPVRVGQDALAQERSLEANLGRWRAADPDAAARAGALHRGPIDADLVAGARTVLLVLPRSLDALEQWTRLVAEHAAEDVVLLAGGRDKHMTPRQNAVLERHFASVVPGRGRSKSRVLTARGPLRGRPDPFPRTAVRELPGVGAVTLAAYGATFGGAALDPGTALLLGPLAAALAAGGPKGAVGAPARAVDVGCGNGTIAVHLALLAARAGATGAPGREGVAVVATDQSADACRSTALTARLNGVAELVEVRRDDALASFPDASEDLLVLNPPFHAGGTVDPRVALRLVEACARVLRPGGELWCVWNSHLRYRRDLERLVGPTRQVERDRTFTVTVSTRR; the protein is encoded by the coding sequence GTGACGGACTCCTCCGCACCGCCGCCGTGGGGCGTGACGCCCCCGGTCGGCCGTTCCCCCCTCACGGAGGGCTTCGGGTTCGAGGCGCTCTCGCGCTGGCCGTACCCGGAGGCGCCGGAGCTGCTGGCCCACGACGCCGCGGACGTGCTGCTGCTGGACACCCTGCACGCGTGGTGGGGGGCCGGGCACCCCGGCGGCAGCGTGCACGGGATCGACGACGCGAGCGACGACGGGGGCCCCGGCGGCGGCGCCGCGGACCCGGGGCACGCCGTCGTCGTCCTCGAGGACCGGCACGGGGCGCTGACGCTGCCCCTGCTGGCCGCCGGGCACCCCGTGCGCGTGGGCCAGGACGCCCTCGCCCAGGAACGGTCGCTGGAGGCCAACCTCGGCCGGTGGCGGGCGGCGGACCCGGACGCCGCCGCCCGGGCCGGGGCCCTGCACCGGGGGCCGATCGACGCGGACCTCGTGGCCGGTGCCCGGACCGTCCTGCTCGTGCTGCCGCGCTCGCTCGACGCGCTCGAGCAGTGGACGCGCCTCGTGGCCGAGCACGCCGCCGAGGACGTGGTCCTGCTCGCCGGCGGCCGGGACAAGCACATGACGCCGCGGCAGAACGCCGTGCTCGAGCGCCACTTCGCCTCCGTGGTCCCCGGCCGCGGGCGGTCCAAGTCGCGGGTGCTCACCGCCCGCGGGCCGCTCCGCGGCCGGCCGGACCCGTTCCCGCGCACGGCCGTGCGGGAGCTGCCCGGCGTGGGGGCGGTGACCCTGGCCGCGTACGGGGCGACCTTCGGCGGTGCGGCCCTGGACCCCGGGACGGCACTGCTGCTGGGCCCGCTCGCGGCCGCGCTCGCGGCGGGGGGCCCGAAGGGCGCCGTGGGCGCCCCGGCCCGGGCCGTGGACGTCGGCTGCGGCAACGGCACGATCGCGGTCCACCTCGCCCTGCTGGCCGCGCGGGCGGGGGCCACCGGGGCACCGGGGCGGGAGGGCGTCGCCGTGGTGGCGACGGACCAGTCCGCGGACGCGTGCCGGTCCACCGCGCTGACGGCCCGGCTCAACGGCGTGGCGGAGCTCGTGGAGGTGCGCCGGGACGACGCCCTGGCCTCGTTCCCCGACGCGAGCGAGGACCTGCTCGTGCTCAACCCCCCGTTCCACGCCGGCGGCACGGTGGACCCGCGCGTGGCCCTGCGCCTGGTCGAGGCGTGCGCGCGCGTCCTGCGCCCGGGTGGCGAGCTGTGGTGCGTGTGGAACTCGCACCTGCGCTACCGCCGGGACCTCGAGCGGCTCGTGGGCCCCACCCGGCAGGTGGAGCGCGACCGCACGTTCACGGTGACCGTCTCCACGCGCCGCTGA
- the rpsA gene encoding 30S ribosomal protein S1: MTITSTAPQVAINDIGTSEDFLAAIDATIKYFNDGDLVEGTVVKVDRDEVLLDIGYKTEGVIPSRELSIKHDVDPDEVVAVGDSVEALVLTKEDKEGRLILSKKRAQYERAWGDIEKIKEEDGVVTGTVIEVVKGGLILDIGLRGFLPASLVEMRRVRDLAPYIGQQLEAKIIELDKNRNNVVLSRRAWLEQTQSEVRSNFLHKLEKGQVRTGTVSSIVNFGAFVDLGGVDGLVHVSELSWKHIDHPSEVVEVGQEVTVEVLEVDMDRERVSLSLKATQEDPWQLFARTHALGQVVPGKVTKLVPFGAFVRVEDGIEGLVHISELASRHIDTAEQVVSVNDELFVKVIDIDLERRRISLSLKQANEGVDPEGTEFDPALYGMAAEYDDEGNYKYPEGFDPEANEWLEGFETQRAAWEQQYADAQARWEAHKEQVARHLAEDAEGASAAESGAASYSSEDRGDSDQGTLASDEALAALREKLTGN, from the coding sequence ATGACCATCACCTCCACCGCCCCGCAGGTTGCCATCAACGACATCGGCACCTCTGAGGACTTCCTCGCGGCCATTGATGCGACGATCAAGTACTTCAATGACGGCGACCTGGTCGAAGGCACCGTCGTCAAGGTCGACCGCGACGAAGTGCTGCTCGACATCGGCTACAAGACCGAGGGCGTCATCCCGTCCCGGGAACTCTCCATCAAGCATGACGTGGACCCGGACGAGGTCGTCGCCGTGGGCGATTCCGTGGAGGCCCTGGTCCTCACCAAGGAGGACAAGGAAGGCCGCCTGATCCTGTCCAAGAAGCGCGCCCAGTACGAGCGCGCCTGGGGCGACATCGAGAAGATCAAGGAAGAGGACGGCGTCGTCACCGGCACCGTCATCGAGGTCGTCAAGGGCGGCCTCATCCTCGACATCGGCCTGCGCGGCTTCCTGCCGGCCTCCCTCGTCGAGATGCGCCGCGTCCGCGACCTGGCCCCGTACATCGGCCAGCAGCTGGAGGCCAAGATCATCGAGCTGGACAAGAACCGCAACAACGTGGTCCTGTCCCGCCGGGCGTGGCTCGAGCAGACCCAGTCCGAGGTCCGCTCCAACTTCCTGCACAAGCTGGAGAAGGGCCAGGTCCGCACCGGCACCGTCTCCTCCATCGTCAACTTCGGTGCCTTCGTGGACCTGGGCGGCGTCGACGGCCTGGTGCACGTCTCCGAGCTGTCCTGGAAGCACATCGACCACCCGTCCGAGGTCGTCGAGGTCGGCCAGGAGGTCACCGTCGAGGTGCTCGAGGTGGACATGGACCGCGAGCGTGTCTCGCTGTCCCTGAAGGCCACCCAGGAAGACCCGTGGCAGCTGTTCGCCCGCACCCACGCCCTGGGCCAGGTCGTGCCGGGCAAGGTCACCAAGCTGGTGCCGTTCGGCGCGTTCGTGCGCGTCGAGGACGGCATCGAGGGCCTGGTGCACATCTCCGAGCTGGCCTCGCGCCACATCGACACCGCCGAGCAGGTCGTGTCGGTCAACGACGAGCTGTTCGTCAAGGTCATCGACATCGACCTGGAGCGCCGCCGCATCTCGCTGTCCCTCAAGCAGGCCAACGAGGGCGTGGACCCGGAGGGCACCGAGTTCGACCCGGCCCTGTACGGCATGGCCGCCGAGTACGACGACGAGGGCAACTACAAGTACCCCGAGGGCTTCGACCCGGAGGCGAACGAGTGGCTCGAGGGCTTCGAGACCCAGCGCGCCGCCTGGGAGCAGCAGTACGCCGACGCCCAGGCCCGCTGGGAGGCCCACAAGGAGCAGGTGGCCCGCCACCTGGCCGAGGACGCCGAGGGCGCCTCTGCCGCCGAGTCCGGCGCCGCCTCGTACTCCTCCGAGGACCGGGGCGACTCGGACCAGGGCACCCTGGCCTCCGACGAGGCCCTCGCCGCCCTGCGCGAGAAGCTCACCGGCAACTGA
- the coaE gene encoding dephospho-CoA kinase, which yields MTESTPGTGAAQAPATPAATAREPVDPAPVDRPRLHIGLTGGIASGKSTVAAELAALGAVVVDSDALARSVVAPGSEGLRLVREAFGPGAVAPDGTMDRAAVASIVFGDPGARERLNGIVHPLVRAEGRRLVREAGPDAVVVQDVPLLVETGQADAYDLVLVVEADPAERVARMVRDRGMTEEAARARMAAQATDAQRRAAADVVLVNDAGLEDLRRATRRFWDEYVVPVLDADRPHS from the coding sequence ATGACCGAGAGCACTCCGGGGACCGGCGCGGCGCAGGCGCCGGCGACGCCGGCCGCCACCGCGCGGGAGCCGGTCGACCCGGCGCCCGTGGACCGGCCGCGCCTGCACATCGGCCTGACGGGCGGCATCGCCTCGGGCAAGTCCACGGTGGCCGCCGAGCTGGCCGCCCTGGGCGCCGTCGTGGTGGACTCGGACGCCCTCGCACGCTCCGTCGTCGCCCCCGGCTCCGAGGGGCTGCGGCTCGTGCGGGAGGCGTTCGGCCCCGGCGCGGTGGCCCCCGACGGGACCATGGACCGCGCCGCCGTCGCTTCGATCGTGTTCGGGGACCCGGGCGCGCGCGAGCGGTTGAACGGGATCGTCCACCCCCTCGTGCGCGCCGAGGGCCGGCGGCTGGTCCGCGAGGCCGGCCCGGACGCCGTCGTGGTGCAGGACGTGCCCCTGCTGGTGGAGACGGGCCAGGCGGACGCCTACGACCTCGTGCTCGTGGTGGAGGCGGACCCCGCGGAGCGGGTCGCGCGCATGGTGCGGGACCGGGGGATGACCGAGGAGGCCGCCCGGGCGCGGATGGCCGCGCAGGCCACGGACGCCCAGCGGCGGGCGGCGGCCGACGTCGTCCTCGTCAACGACGCGGGCCTGGAGGACCTGCGCCGGGCCACGCGGCGGTTCTGGGACGAGTACGTGGTCCCGGTGCTGGACGCGGACCGGCCGCACTCCTGA